A stretch of DNA from Lotus japonicus ecotype B-129 chromosome 4, LjGifu_v1.2:
TCGTGCTCTGTTATCGTAGCCAGATGCACTTAGGAATTGGAATTCATGAGCAAGATAGGACTTTTGTCgcttttttgaaataatttttggTAGTGTGGGTGACATTAAGATTCAAGAGCCTTACAATACTTTTTATATGTGCTTAGTTTCTATATGTGTAATCCAGAGGTGTCCTACTCATCTTTGTCATCAACGCGATATACTCTTGCATTACCCAGTCAGTTCTGATTCCTTTTGCCTCTGCAGTACACCTATGTTTTCTTCATACCAATTGGTCTGCTTTGCATGAAACTTTTCTGTCCCGTTTGACATATTCTCATCTTTCTTTGGTGGGAGTCCCTTTTCATCAGGTGATTATTATTATACTAATGATTGGCTGTTTTTTGGATTTTGACTCATTTTTATCAGTCAATGGTTGTGTGGTTTGTTTAGCTTAAAGGGGTTTTTGGTTCATGTGAacaggtggtggtggtagtcGAGGGCGGAGGCAGAGACGTGGAGAAGATGTTGTTTACCCTCAATTTTTCATGTACATGACTACCCACGCATTTGCATTTTCTGAACTTTATGGCATATTGTTCCATTTTTTCTCTGTGAAATTTAATCACTTCCTTAAAACTGCTTAAGTTCATTAATTCACTGCCATTTATTTTCCTGTTTGACAGAAGTAAGAAGCACATTCATGTGTGACCAAATAGAAGGTTGCAGTTGCAAAGCAGTACATAGAAAATCATTATAAGAAAGCTGATGAAAGACCTGCAAGAGAGAAAGGACCGGTATCGGTATGTTCAATTTATATTTAGGTTATAATTG
This window harbors:
- the LOC130715175 gene encoding uncharacterized protein LOC130715175, encoding MFGRAPPKKSDSTRYYDILGVSKTVSQDDLKKAYKKAAIKNHPDKGGDPEKFKELAQAYEVLNDPEKREIYDNYVHLCFLHTNWSALHETFLSRLTYSHLSLVGVPFHQVVVVVEGGGRDVEKMLFTLNFSLRSTFMCDQIEGCSCKAVHRKSL